GTCAGGGCCGGCGCAGCCTTCAGGCGCTAATCGCCAGCTGCGCGAAGCTCCTGCGTGGAGGTCTTGCGGGTGCCGCCTTCATAGCGCGCGAAGATGCGACGGTAGGCGTCGCTGGTCTGCATCAGGTCGTCATGGGTCCCCTGCGCCGCGACGCGCCCGTTGCGCAGCACGACGATATGATCCGCCCAGCGGATCTGGCTCAGGCGGTGGGTGATCAGGATAGTGGTGCGGCCCTGCGCGGCGGCATAGATTGCGCGCTGGATTTTGTCTTCGGTCGCGCTGTCGATGGCGCTGGTCGAGTCATCGAGGATCAGGATCGGCGGATTGGTCAGGAAGGCGCGCGCGATCGCAAGCCGCTGACGCTGGCCGCCGGAGAGAGTCACGCCGCGCTGGCCGATAATGGTCTCGTAGCCCTTTTCGAAGCTGCTGATGAACTCGTGCGCCTGCGCCTTCTTCGCCGCCTCGATGATTTCTTCCATCGTAGCTGAGGGCTGGCCGAAAGCGATATTTTCGGCGATTGTCCGGCTGTAGAGAAAAATATCCTGCTCGATGATGCTGATCTGCGAACGGAGCGCCTGCAGATTCCAGTCGCGGACATCCACGCCGTCGACCAGGATGCGGCCGGCGTGTGTGTCGTAAATCCGGTTAATCAGCTTGGTCACGGTCGATTTTCCCGCGCCGGTCTGGCCGACGACCGCCACCGTATGCCCGGCTTTTGCCGTGAAGGAGATATCGTGCAGGATCGCCTTGTCGTCCCCGTAGCCGAAATCGACGTGCTCGAAGGTCAGATCGCCCACGATGCGGGCCGTATGTCCGGACTCGTTGCGGTCGAGGTCGGTTTCGGTGTTGATGATGCTCAGGATGCGCTGCGCGCTGGCATAGCCGAGCGCGAGGCGGGCCAGGCTGTTGAGCGACGTGAACACCGGAAAGCCGAACAGCCCGATCAACCCGTTGTAGGCGACGATTCCGCCGATGTCGATCAGCCCGAGTTGAAAGAGATAGATGGAGTGGACGAGACCGAGCACGATCGCCAGCGGCAACAGCAGGTTGGAGAGATACTGGGCTTCAATGCTGCCCTGCTTGACGAAGGCGGCTTTGACATCATCAACCAGCGCGTCGAAACGTTCTGCTTCGCGGTCTTCCTGGGCGGCGCCCTTGATGACCTGCAGGCCATCCAGCGATTCCGCCAACCGCGCGTTCATACGACCGAAGTTGGCGCGCACCTGCTGCGCGATGGGATGGAGCCGTTTGACGAAGCGGTACTGCACCCAGGTATGGACCGCCACGAACAGCAGCGGGGTAAACAGGAGTGCCGGGTGAATGGTCGGGGAGACCAGCAGCGGCAGGAGCAGGAACATGCTGCTGCCGACCAGCAGGTTCATACCGGGATTCATGAGCATGTTGATCTCGCGCACGTCGTTGGTCACGCGGGCCATGATTTCGCCCACGGGAAGCCCGTCGTGGAAGGTCATGCTCTTGCCCAGCAGACTCGCATACAGCTCGCCGCGGACATCACGTTCAAGGCGCTGGCTGAAGGTTTCCGCGGAGCCGTTACGCATAAGCTGGAGGACGCTACGGATCAACTGGCTGAAGACGATCCCCAGCGAGTAGCTGAAGATGGTGGTCATTACCGCCTGCGAGGAGTCGGCGTTAAGCGCGTTGAAGGCAAGGCCAGTGTAGTACGGGATCGAGGTCGCCAGTGCCGCGTTACTAAAGGCACCGACCAGCATAGCCAGCAGCAACCAGGGCTGACGCTTTACGTGGCTCCAGAGGAAGCGCGCAGGCGAGCGGTGGTCCGTGCTGTACGCAGTTTGCGTAACAAATTCTGCAGACATGTCTCATAGGGGGATTGTGGGACGGAACAGGTGCGCTTTTTATGGTACATCACCGTCAGCGACCAAGACAGTCCATTCGAAAATGTTCAAGTGTCCGGGCCTCGCTGGAGCTTTCACCCCGGTCCTGTGCCGTTCATCGTGTTGGGAGATAGCCCTAGCGGTAGTGCGTGTCCTCAGGAACGTCCGTGCCGTTGATGTCCTTCCAATGCTGGTCACCCCACCGCCGTGTATAGCCACTGCCCCAGCGAGCCAGCAGGACCTGACCAATCGTCATCAGGATCGTTGAGCCCGCGATCACTAGGATGAAGTCCATAGCCCGCTCCTCAAGGATGATATGCATTTGGTCTGTGGAGGCGCCGCTTCCACACCTCCGCGAGGGACTTGCGCCCCTCGACCCCTCATCTGCAGAATGCCGGAGTGCAACCCCTGGCAGGGCTTGGGGTGGAACCCTATCGGAAGTGTGAATGGCGCGGCGGTGAATGCCCCAATTGATTCTGTGCGTGACTCAGGTTTCCGTTTGTTCTTCGAAATCGACTTTTTCGTAGACATCGGCCAGCGCAAGGGTGCAGCCAACTGATGCCAGGGTGACGGTCGCGTCCAGGCCGGAGGCGGCGCTGAGAAGCCAATCCCCGCCCGGCTGGCGGGTGAAGCGCTCGATATTGGCGCTATCCTGCGAGATCAGCACATATTCCTGCAGCGTTTCGAGCGTGCGGTAATGCTGGAACTTCTTGCCTCGGTCGTAGCTCTCCGTTGACTTCGACAGCACTTCGATAATGAGGGTCGGGTTGGTGACGGTATCATTTCGCTTGTCGAGAAAGCGCGGTTCACCGCAGATAACGATTACGTCAGGGTATGTAAATAGGCCGGCCGCGCGCACCTGAATTCGCAGGTCGTTCGAATGAACCGTGCAAGGTTTTTTACGAAGTTGTGAGGAAAGCTCACGGGTAGTATTAACTGCAATGACCGTGTGCGTGAAACTTGCTCCCGACATATCGAAGACTTCGCCGCGATAAAATTCATGCTTCGTCTCGCTGGCGCGTTCGAATTCGAGGTAGCTTTCGGGTGTCCAAATCTGCTTCGGGTTTGCTGACATCGCGCGCCTCCGTTTTGGATAGTGTATAACAAAAAGAGCCGGGGTAGCCCGACTCTCTTCGTGTGCGTATCGTTTCTTGCGGTCAGCCAATCTGGTTTTAGCGGCCGCGCATGCGCGGGTCAAGGGCGTCGCGCAGGCCGTCACCGAGGAAGTTGAAGGCGAACATAAACAGGAAGAGCGCCACCGCCGGGAAAATCGCCTGGCTGGGATAGCTGGCGAGCTGTTCGGCGCCAGCGCTGATCATGCTGCCCCAACTGGGGGTCGGCGGGTTGACGCCCAGGCCGATAAAGCTGAGAAACGCTTCGGTCGAAATATAGACCGGGATAGCCAGCGTCTCGGCAACGATGATCGGGCCGAGGATGTTGGGCAGCACGTGGCGCAGCATGATGCCGCCGTTCTTGACGCCGAGCGCCTTGGCCGCTACCACGTACTCCTGCTCACGGATTGAAAGCACCTGGCCGCGGGTCAGGCGGGCCATGCCCGTCCAGTTGGTTACGCCGATGCCGACGAAGATAAAGAACATCCCGCCGGTACTGGCATCAAAGCGGTTGAGCGAATGGGCGAAGGTGCCTTCTTCCAGCGTTCCGGTCGAAGGTCGGAAGAACGCCATCAACAGGATAATAAACAAGAGGGTCGGGAAGGCGTAAACCACATCGGTGATACGCATGATCATGTTGTCGACACGACCGCCAATGTAACCCGAAATCAGGCCGAGCGTCACGCCGACGGTCAGCGCGACCAGCGGGCCGATCATGGCGACCATCAGCGAGACGCGCGACCCGTAAAGGATGCGGCTGAGCAGATCGCGCCCGAGCTTGTCGGTTCCCAGCGGGAAATTCTCGTTGATCTTGACGTAGCCGCGCTCCTGGCCCACCGGGATCATGCTGGGGAAAACAGCCGATACCCAGGCCGGGGACTGGTTCGCATTGGTCAGCGAGGTCTTGTCATAGCTATAGGGGGCAACGAAATCGGCGAACAGGGCGATCAACACGAAGAGGATGATGATGATGATGCCCAGTACCGCCATGCGGTTACTCAACAGGCGCTTGAGCGAATTCTGCCACAAGCTTTCGCCTTTGACACGTTCGCCAAGGCGGATCACATCGCGCTGAGGGGATTGAGTCGAGCTTGCCATCGGGTCGCGTCCTCTTAGTCGTAGCGAATACGCGGATCGAGTACCGCGTAAGTAATGTCGACCAGCAAATTGCCCACCACCACGAACGCCGCGAACACCAGCACGGTTCCCATGATCAGAGGGTAATCGCGGTTGCCGATGGAGGTCACAAACGAGCGGCCCAGTCCGGGGATGCCGAAGACCGTTTCGACGACGAAAGTGCCTGTCAGCAGGGCGGCGGCCAGCGGGCCGATGATGGTAACGACGGGGATGAGCGAGTTCTTGAGCGCATGGAAGCCAATCACGACACGCTCGCTCAACCCTTTGGCGCGGGCTGTGCGGATGTAATCTTCGCCCAGGACCTGCAGCAGGCTGGCGCGCGTCAGGCGGGCGATCAGCGCCGATTGGATGAAGCCGAGTGCAAACGCGGGCAGGACGATATGGCTGAGTTCGCCCCAACCGTTAGGCGGCAGCCACTTGAGCTGTACGGCGAAAATATACTTAAGCAGCGGAGCCGAAATAATGGAGGGAATGCTCACGCCGGTGATGGCAATCGCCATGCTGGCATAATCGATGGCGGTGTTCTGGCGGAGCGCCGCAACCGTGCCGACCGGAATACCGATGAACAGCGCGACCGCCAGCGCAGCCAGTCCCAGCTGGAACGAGACGGGCAGCTTGTCTTCAATCATTGAGGTCACGGTCTGGTTGGGGGAGTTCAGCGACGGGCCGAAATTGACCCAGCGCAGCGCGACTCCTTCGCCAAGAATTGGCGTATCAAGGTTGACTAAGTAGTCTTCAGCCTGGGACTGACGCCATTCCGGGCCGGTAAAGCGCGGCAGAATCAGGCCGGTCATATAGTTCAGGTACTGCACCACGAGCGGATCATCGAGGTTATAGCGCGCTTCGAGGTTGCGGATCACCGCATCTGGAATACCACGCTCGGTATTGAACGGGCCACCGGGGACAAGGCGCATCAACAGGAAGGTCACGACCGAGATGGCGAACATCACCACCAGCATCCACAATACGCGACGGACGATGTACTGTCCCATAGCAGTTTTCCTTAGGCTCAGGGGGGGGGCTAAAAAGAAACCCCTCGCCTCACCCCCCGTCCAAGATGGATGGGAAGTGAGGCCGTGAGGGGCGACGTGCGGCCGTTACATGCCGGTGATGTCCCACTTCTCGTAGTATTCGCGACTGATGATGCTGTTGGTGCGTTCAACACCCGCAGCGGTGATATCGTCGGTCACATAGTAGTAAATGGGGGCGATCGCGGCGGCGGTGTTGGTGAGGATCGCATCGGCCTGTGCGTACAGGGCAACACGCTCTTCAACGGTGGGGGCGGCAGCGGCGGCGAGGGTCAGCGCGTCGTATTCGGCGTTGTTGAAATGATTGTTGGGGTCAACCGCGCTGTTGAAGACGTCGTAGTACCAGTTATTCGCATCGGGGTAATCGAAGCACCAACCGGCGCGGAAGATGTCCGCATCACGGCGCTGTTCGAGGTACACACCGAATTCCTGCGAGGCGATCTGGATGCTGACGCCGAGGGTCTCGGACCACATAGCCTGAACGGCTTCGGCGATCCCCTGGTGCAGGGCGCTGTTGTTGATCAGGATCGAGCCGGTGATCTGGTCGGCGGTCTGACCGGTTTCGGCCAGGTATTCAGCCAACTGCGCCTTGGCGTATTCCGGATCGAACTTGATCGTCTGATCAGGATAGTCTTCCTGCTTCGGTGCGGCAGCCATGCTGGGCAGCACGAACATGTAAGCAGGGAGTTCACCGGCCTGGGTCACGGCGTCGACGATGGCCTGGCGGTCGATCGAGGCGCTCAGGGCGCGGACGACGCGGGCATCGTTGAACGGGGCACGGGTCTGGTTGAAGCCGTAGTAGTAGGTGCACGAACCCGGAGCGGCGTTATACAGGGACTCAAGGGCGGGGTCGGCCTTGATGCGCGGGATGGCGCTGGGCGGGACTTCCGAGACCTGGAGCGCACCGGCTTCAAAGGCCGCGAACTGCGGGTCGAGGTCCAGGAACTGGAAGACAATTTCATCGATCTTGGCGGCGGGGATGCTGTCGGTGCCGGCCCAGAACGGGTTCTTGATCAGGGTCAGGTCCGCGCCGTGGTTCCAGGACTTGATGGCGAACGGCCCGTAGCTGGCAATGTTCTCAGGCTCGATCCAGACATCGCCGACTTCGTCAATCAGCCAGCCGGGGGTGGCGGTGGTGATCCACATGGCGAAGATCGAGGCAATCGCGGCCGAAGACTGGGTGACCTTGATTTCGAGGGTGTTCGCGTCGATCGCGGTGATGCCGAGGGCATCGATTGCAGCCTGACGGTCGGCTTCGTAGGTCGCCGATTCAACATCGAGGCCGTTCAGTTCGGCGCCGCCAACAACCCACGGGGCCAGAACATAACCGTAATCTGAGGCAACCGTCGGGTCGAGGGTGCGAACCATGGTGTACTTGAAGTCGGCCGCGCTAACGTACTTCGGCGCGCCATCAACCATGACCTGCTCGACCGCGTCGGTCTCCGGGGTTGTACTTGACCCACGAAACTTCCGGCAGGATGCTGAAGGTATAGGTCAGTCCGTCTTCGGAGACCGACACGGTTGCCATGCCGGGATCAGTGGTGACGTTTTCTTCGTGCAGACGATAGAGCTCCGGGAAAATCTCGGCGATGACGTTTACCGACGGGACATCGGACGCGCGCGACGGATCGAGCGTAGGAATATCATCGGGGCCCATCTGGCGACCGGTGTACAGGATCTTCTTATCCTGTGCGACCGCAACGCCCAGCGTCAACAGCAAAGCCGTCAACGTGAGCATAGCAACAAACAAACGCATAGTACGACGCATGGAACTCTCCTCACAGATTTGTGAAACCATCACATCGAGCGCCGACACTCCCCCAGCAAGGTAAGTAGCCAGCTTCGCACGGGGAATCATAACATATGGGAACGCAGCCCAACAAATACCACCATAAACCCAACAAGAGACTAACAGCGCAGCCGGAGAGACCGCATAAACGCGGTTAGGACGAGGGACGAGCCCGGACGACACTCAGGACTTCCGGTGTACGGGACAGTACCTCGTCCGTGCTGTTGGTCAATGCGGCAAGGTCGTAGGCGCGGATGCCGTAAGTCGTGATGGTCAACTCCTGCGTGGCCGCGTCGATGTCGAACTCCGTCCAGCCGAAGCTGTGGCCGCAGATCAGCGACCCGGCGAGCAGTTCGGCGCGGGTGCCGTCGAGCGTCAGCTTTGAATAGCCCTGGAGGTCGGCCACAAGCGGTTATAGACCTGCTCCAGCAGGGCGTCCTTATCGGCCAGCGTCCCCGCGCGATAGGCCGCCAGTTCCTCGGCGGAGACCAGCCGAAACTGCGCGGCGCCTTCGACCAGCGCCTGCCCCGTCGGCGGCCAGAAGGCGACCGAGCCGGTGGTCACTTCGAACGCGCTGGACGGGATGAGCGGGCCATCGGGCGTGGTCTGGTAATTCAGCGCGGTGATGAAGGTGGTATGCACGTCGGCGGACACGACCACGACGTTTTTGATCCCCTGTTCTTCGATGAACTGGAAGAATTCGGTGCGCTCCGGGGCGTAGCCCTCCCAGCGGTCAAACCCGCCCAGCCAACCGCTGAGCAGCGCGGGTTCCGGCAGCATGAGGAATTTCCACGTCACGCCTTCGGCCTGCGCACGCAGCAGATCGGCCTTGAGCTGGTCCATCTGCGGCCGGCCAAGCATCGTCCGGCCCGGCTCCCAGAATTTCGCTAGAAATCCGCGCCGCGCCTCTTCGTTGAAGACGCTCAGGATCGGCACTTCGGCAACGGCTTCGTCGCGGAAGCTGCGGGCGTCCACTATGAACATGGCCGCGTCGCTGCCGAAGGTCTGATAGCGGTAGAGTTTCGGGCGTCCGTCGAAGCGCGGATCCCCGGTATCCTGCCAGACCGTGTCAGCCAGGGGATGATATTCAAAGAACGCTTGCATCGCGTCGCTGTACAACCGCGTCCGGTTGATCAGCAGCGCCGGATCGTTGGCGAATTCAGGCATGCTGAACGGCCCCGCGCCTCCGGCAAAATCGTTGGTGACCTCGTGGTCGTCGATGCACGCATATAAAGGAACAGCAGCGCGCACTTCCGGCCAGTAGTTCCGGCCAAACCGTTCGCTGTAGACTTCCCGTGCTTCAGGCGGAAATCCTCCAGCGTTTCGCACTGCCCCTTGTTGACGGCTTCGCTGGGGTAATCGGCATAGATCGTGTCGCCCAGCACGACAAAGAACGCCGGTTCGCGCTCGACGACATTGCTCAGCGCCACATACGGCCGCAGTTCGCCGCGCCAATCGCCGGTCACGCCGAAGCGTATCCCGCGTTTCTCGGTCAGTGACGCGGCGGTCGTAAACGTCCCGCTCACGGCCTTGGTCTGCCCGGCTGCAACAACCTCATAGGTATAGGACGTTCCCGGCGTCAGCCCTTCGACCATCACTTTCGCCGGCTGCATTGGGTCTGTCCCGGTCACCGTCAACTGGCGATCTGCTTCACCTGCGGCCTGCACCGTAAACGTCAGTGTGCCGGGCATATCAGTCCGCGCCCAGAGGACGGCGCTGGTCTGAGTCACGTCGCCGGAAGCGATGCCGTTGGGCAGGCCGGGTGTTTCAACCTGCGCGGATGCGCTTCCCTGCGCCAGCAGCGAGGCCGCCCGTGATAAGCGGCCGAAAGCCGCGACTGCTGCCGCCGTTCCCATCGCCTTCATGAATTCGCGCCGCGACATATAACGAAGGAAGCCGCGCGCGGCCTCTTTCTCGATACTGGTCCAGAGACGGGTGAAGTTGAAGGGCGGTTCTGCTGGCGGATGAGTCATGATTGCGTTCTCCGTAACGGTCCCCCGCCGTGGCAGCCTGACTTGAAACCGTGCAGCGCCGCCATAGGACGGGGAATTAACCAGTATAGCAGGCATGACCGAATGGGCGGCGTTTCACCGGCTCAGCAGATAGGCGATAAGGTCATTAATTTCGCCTTCGGTCAGTTGAGTCGCATATTCGCGGTACATGATGGCGCGGAACCCCGGCACCAGATAGGCATCCGGCTCGACGATGCTGCGGTGCAGGTAATCCTCAGGGCTGATATAGCCGGGACGGGTTGCCGCGCGTTCCGCGACGCCGGTAAGCGACGGGCCGAGGCTGAACACGCTCTGGGTGTCGGTGTGGCAGTTGATGCAGGCCGGGGCGACTCCTTTGCCCTTGTGGAAAGCTCATGCCCGCGATCAGGGTCTCCCGGCGCGGTCAGCACATACGGTGTCGCTGAAGGCTCTGGCGTCGGGCTGGCGGTGGGGGTAACGGTCGGGGTCGGCGTTGCGCTGGGGGTGGATGTGGCGGTTTCCGTCACGGTCGGCGTTGCGCTGGGCAGAGGCGTGGCCGTCGCGGTCGGCAGTGGGGTGGCGGTCGCGGTTGGCGTCCGTGTTGCGGTCGCTGTCGCAGTGAAGGGCGGCGCGGCATAGGTTCCGCACCCGGTCAAGGCCAATACAGCGGAAATGATCAGCAGCACGCGGCGCATAGTTGGCTCATCGAGATTCAGATGTCAATGTCAGAGTGATAAGGGGACACTGCCCCGGACCTTGCGGGAGCTTCCCGCGTTCTTCGTCTCCGGCATACACACCCTGGACGAAGAAGGGTCAAGGGGGACGGCCGGTCCCCCTTGAGTAGCGGTTATTACCCGACTTACATGCCTGGAGCGATCTTGACCACGCCACCCATCATGCCCGGCGCGAAGGCAATCGTGCCGAAGCTAACGTACAGCGAAGCCGTCCGGCCCCTTGGCGATACCGAACGGGGCAAGCAGACCTTCGGCAACGGGGTTGCGCCATCTGCCGTCACGCTGACCACGCTGCCCGGGCCAGGGCCTTGTTCACCGAAAATGACCAACTGCACGGCATACAGGGTGTCGCCATCGAGCAGGATATCGCTGACCGCATTGAGGCCGCCGAACGTCTCAGCCAGCGCGCCGCCCGACCAGCGCTCGATCTTGCCGGCGCCGGGGCCAGACCAGCCCCAGGAACCCGACATACAGGTCGCCATTTTCAGCGACTTCAACCGAGGTCGGCACGGAGTTGTCCGGCCAGGCGGCGACTACCGCCAGCCCGGCGTCCGCCGTCCAGCTCAAGAGCGCGTTCGCGCCCGCGTCGGTGATATACATCGTGCCGTCTGCGCCCCAGGCGATGTCCGAGACATTGCTGTCGATCTCGTTGCCGTCGGGGTTGTTGACTGCTTCGAAGTTGCTCAGGCTGATCACGCGCAGCGTGCGCTGCGTCTCGGCGTCGAGTTCGACGATCGTGTCGGCCCAGTAGGCGCCCCCCTGCGGCGAAGAACTGCTCACCAGCCAGACGGATGTCCCATTGGGGATCGCGCGGTAGATGCCGATGGTTTCGGTGGGCATCGCATAGCTCGGCAGGCCGCTGATCCAGGGATTCGATAGGCCTTCCGACGTCATCATCAGCACCGAGCCGGACAATCCATAGCTCACCGACATCATCACCGCTGGGTCTTCCATTGATGGGACTTCGATGACACCCTCACCGCCGGTCCCGGCCACCGCGATGAGCAGATTGCCGTTTGCGTCAAAGGCAACGCCGCGCGGCGCGTTCAGATAGTTGACCACCAGATCCCCCGGCAGCGGCGGCATATCTTGCGCCGAAACCGGCACAACCAACATCAAAAGTGCAGCCAAAATCCCTACCAAAACTCTCGTAGTACGCATTCTTCCCCCTCC
This DNA window, taken from Candidatus Flexicrinis proximus, encodes the following:
- a CDS encoding ScyD/ScyE family protein, whose amino-acid sequence is MRTTRVLVGILAALLMLVVPVSAQDMPPLPGDLVVNYLNAPRGVAFDANGNLLIAVAGTGGEGVIEVPSMEDPAVMMSVSYGLSGSVLMMTSEGLSNPWISGLPSYAMPTETIGIYRAIPNGTSVWLVSSSSPQGGAYWADTIVELDAETQRTLRVISLSNFEAVNNPDGNEIDSNVSDIAWGADGTMYITDAGANALLSWTADAGLAVVAAWPDNSVPTSVEVAENGDLYVGFLGLVWPRRRQDRALVGRRAG
- a CDS encoding ABC transporter permease, yielding MASSTQSPQRDVIRLGERVKGESLWQNSLKRLLSNRMAVLGIIIIILFVLIALFADFVAPYSYDKTSLTNANQSPAWVSAVFPSMIPVGQERGYVKINENFPLGTDKLGRDLLSRILYGSRVSLMVAMIGPLVALTVGVTLGLISGYIGGRVDNMIMRITDVVYAFPTLLFIILLMAFFRPSTGTLEEGTFAHSLNRFDASTGGMFFIFVGIGVTNWTGMARLTRGQVLSIREQEYVVAAKALGVKNGGIMLRHVLPNILGPIIVAETLAIPVYISTEAFLSFIGLGVNPPTPSWGSMISAGAEQLASYPSQAIFPAVALFLFMFAFNFLGDGLRDALDPRMRGR
- a CDS encoding Uma2 family endonuclease, whose protein sequence is MSANPKQIWTPESYLEFERASETKHEFYRGEVFDMSGASFTHTVIAVNTTRELSSQLRKKPCTVHSNDLRIQVRAAGLFTYPDVIVICGEPRFLDKRNDTVTNPTLIIEVLSKSTESYDRGKKFQHYRTLETLQEYVLISQDSANIERFTRQPGGDWLLSAASGLDATVTLASVGCTLALADVYEKVDFEEQTET
- a CDS encoding PhoD-like phosphatase N-terminal domain-containing protein, producing MTHPPAEPPFNFTRLWTSIEKEAARGFLRYMSRREFMKAMGTAAAVAAFGRLSRAASLLAQGSASAQVETPGLPNGIASGDVTQTSAVLWARTDMPGTLTFTVQAAGEADRQLTVTGTDPMQPAKVMVEGLTPGTSYTYEVVAAGQTKAVSGTFTTAASLTEKRGIRFGVTGDWRGELRPYVALSNVVEREPAFFVVLGDTIYADYPSEAVNKGQCETLEDFRLKHGKSTANGLAGTTGRKCALLFLYMRASTTTRSPTILPEARGRSACLNSPTIRRC
- a CDS encoding alkaline phosphatase D family protein yields the protein MPEFANDPALLINRTRLYSDAMQAFFEYHPLADTVWQDTGDPRFDGRPKLYRYQTFGSDAAMFIVDARSFRDEAVAEVPILSVFNEEARRGFLAKFWEPGRTMLGRPQMDQLKADLLRAQAEGVTWKFLMLPEPALLSGWLGGFDRWEGYAPERTEFFQFIEEQGIKNVVVVSADVHTTFITALNYQTTPDGPLIPSSAFEVTTGSVAFWPPTGQALVEGAAQFRLVSAEELAAYRAGTLADKDALLEQVYNRLWPTSRAIQS
- a CDS encoding ABC transporter permease, with the translated sequence MGQYIVRRVLWMLVVMFAISVVTFLLMRLVPGGPFNTERGIPDAVIRNLEARYNLDDPLVVQYLNYMTGLILPRFTGPEWRQSQAEDYLVNLDTPILGEGVALRWVNFGPSLNSPNQTVTSMIEDKLPVSFQLGLAALAVALFIGIPVGTVAALRQNTAIDYASMAIAITGVSIPSIISAPLLKYIFAVQLKWLPPNGWGELSHIVLPAFALGFIQSALIARLTRASLLQVLGEDYIRTARAKGLSERVVIGFHALKNSLIPVVTIIGPLAAALLTGTFVVETVFGIPGLGRSFVTSIGNRDYPLIMGTVLVFAAFVVVGNLLVDITYAVLDPRIRYD
- a CDS encoding c-type cytochrome, which encodes MNCHTDTQSVFSLGPSLTGVAERAATRPGYISPEDYLHRSIVEPDAYLVPGFRAIMYREYATQLTEGEINDLIAYLLSR
- a CDS encoding peptide ABC transporter substrate-binding protein: MVDGAPKYVSAADFKYTMVRTLDPTVASDYGYVLAPWVVGGAELNGLDVESATYEADRQAAIDALGITAIDANTLEIKVTQSSAAIASIFAMWITTATPGWLIDEVGDVWIEPENIASYGPFAIKSWNHGADLTLIKNPFWAGTDSIPAAKIDEIVFQFLDLDPQFAAFEAGALQVSEVPPSAIPRIKADPALESLYNAAPGSCTYYYGFNQTRAPFNDARVVRALSASIDRQAIVDAVTQAGELPAYMFVLPSMAAAPKQEDYPDQTIKFDPEYAKAQLAEYLAETGQTADQITGSILINNSALHQGIAEAVQAMWSETLGVSIQIASQEFGVYLEQRRDADIFRAGWCFDYPDANNWYYDVFNSAVDPNNHFNNAEYDALTLAAAAAPTVEERVALYAQADAILTNTAAAIAPIYYYVTDDITAAGVERTNSIISREYYEKWDITGM
- a CDS encoding ABC transporter ATP-binding protein, with translation MSAEFVTQTAYSTDHRSPARFLWSHVKRQPWLLLAMLVGAFSNAALATSIPYYTGLAFNALNADSSQAVMTTIFSYSLGIVFSQLIRSVLQLMRNGSAETFSQRLERDVRGELYASLLGKSMTFHDGLPVGEIMARVTNDVREINMLMNPGMNLLVGSSMFLLLPLLVSPTIHPALLFTPLLFVAVHTWVQYRFVKRLHPIAQQVRANFGRMNARLAESLDGLQVIKGAAQEDREAERFDALVDDVKAAFVKQGSIEAQYLSNLLLPLAIVLGLVHSIYLFQLGLIDIGGIVAYNGLIGLFGFPVFTSLNSLARLALGYASAQRILSIINTETDLDRNESGHTARIVGDLTFEHVDFGYGDDKAILHDISFTAKAGHTVAVVGQTGAGKSTVTKLINRIYDTHAGRILVDGVDVRDWNLQALRSQISIIEQDIFLYSRTIAENIAFGQPSATMEEIIEAAKKAQAHEFISSFEKGYETIIGQRGVTLSGGQRQRLAIARAFLTNPPILILDDSTSAIDSATEDKIQRAIYAAAQGRTTILITHRLSQIRWADHIVVLRNGRVAAQGTHDDLMQTSDAYRRIFARYEGGTRKTSTQELRAAGD